The Sabethes cyaneus chromosome 1, idSabCyanKW18_F2, whole genome shotgun sequence DNA segment TTTGTTGTGATCTCTACAGGTGGGTTAATCCACTTCGATCGCCGTTGTAAAGATGATAAATATTCGGTATGCCATCTCTTCCATACATATTGGTAAAGTTGTTGCGTCTGTTGCCATTGACGCAAACGATTGAACGGAATAGATAACAGGTTCGCATCAGGTACagctagtgatgtccggtaatcgctcgattagtcgagtaatcgattacagcatggaataatcgaataatttctaatcgaataacgCCTAACacataatcgaactaatcgattacagtcgcatcgattactgacacgaatactgcttatagttactatatatatagttcggcggatagaaaatcgggagccaaataaacgtcaaaagcggagccaaaagcttttcaaaatccaaaatgcaggagtaatgttaaaaaaacacactttattttcatagaacaagtcattttcaacacccgccagtgattatttttcgtaaaaacctgcacatttcaccataatttcaaatttaatttcataaatcagggatgccaattcgcctggttttctatccgccgaactatatatatagtaactatagtcgcGACTTCGAAGCTATACACGTTCTCTTTTACCCTCATGGAACTGGCCATCAGCGATGTCAGATCTTCagatttttgtgcatgcttGTGAGTGTGAGAGAAGAATGCTTTAAGATCTTTCTGTTTCTCGCACTCTTCAAGAAATTCCTATCTTGCTTTTGCTTCATTCATAGACTAAACTTATCCAAGTGGCAGCACCTTACCTTCGTAGTCGCAATTCGCAAATTAAATATTCGTTGCCAGCCAGCCTTGCCAGCAGTAAACGGtctcttttacttttttgacGGATTGCCATGTCATaatataaagcattgcacgcaaatgtcagtgcgtttttttacctcccaggtttgacagtgttgtggggtttgttttgattacttattcgtaagactcagaagcaaaaaactgcaaaaagggcaaaaatatatgttgtacagaactgttatcattttcctgcttcggaaaagtcgggtatttccggtttccgcaaacaagtggtaccaattacaagtaataaacccactaacaataaaattaggttacaaagggaatcaaaacaaaacacacaaaaacgtcaaaccagagttgaggttaggcactgtgcaaaggtttatccatgatatcttttatgtgcgagaaaaaagagaaagaaatatttCTGTTTGTGTTTTCACCGTTTTCAAGCAACTTTTGACGGTCTTGACAAATCGGCATAGAGATTCCGTGTAaaaaaggcccaaacagaatgctgcatcaacgcacccgtcagtgtcaatttgacagtaaacccattggaaaactgtcagaataacgcaggCGGACGcgctgacgcagcattctgtttaacCCCCCTTCTCTATAACGagatgcagtgaacgtcagcgacagcatgtcctgggctcaaaatttgacagcgggcccaaatcagactgttcgctgttgagtgaaacgcagtgctgacatgctatttcattttcgcacacacgagatgttggcagcgaaaacatggttacctgccgatggggtggtttggCCCTTAAGTGAAGTGCGAACAAACTTAAAACTCTCTTTGGCAAGGCAAACAGAGACTAATCGAATTCGCATGCGTGGGATTTCACATGAGAACGAaaaggttcaaatatctctttttacatttgtcatcgtgaatcatttttaaaatattagttCTGTTGGTTGGTCCCGCTGGTTTCCGGTTTCTGTGCtattatttgaaataacttatttttcattctcatagTCACACGGGTACGCGTACATGTGgatgtgttttgctttttgGTTGGAGATAGCCCATAGTTAATTTTTCGACTAACGAACCGTCCAATTAACGAATCCTTAAGCAAGCGAATCATTGCTGTATTTGATTTGAGCCAaagcttttttgaaaattcagtTTACAGATACAACTTGTTTTTACAGGATAGGTCAGTAATAACTAAAGGGAGGATACCATTTTCAAGCTTGAACGATACTTATAAGCTGTTGCTATCCAATGAAGCAATAGCGCACGTAATACAAGACGTAAGTAGGTCAGTGAAATTCTCCCACAACGGACTTTGTTGATTTAGAGTTCCAAATAATACACCCCCAAGTTGGTCGCACCAGCTTTGTTGGATGAGTTATCCAACATacagataaaaagttattttcattgaaaataattttacaaataaaaaccaggaACCACcacctatactgccgctactcacataacagtcccattttctatggagtttcctatattaaTGGGACTgtcatgcgagtagcggcagtatacacaACGAGTAATCGAAGTTTCGTCGATTACCCGATTAATCACAGACGATTAATCGTGTCGAAtaacaattgataaaaaaatattcgattactcgttaatcgattaactgagaaaatcggacatcactcgtACAGCCTTAAGTGCGGCACCCGTTAAGGCCAGGACCAGGAGTAAGCGGTTCGAAATCGGTCGGATCATCGCTCAATGGGACTATCGGTCTGGAGTTGAGGCAGCATTCTATTTGAGATAGCAATGTCTCCATTTCGTCGTATGCTAAAGTGTGATTCCCAACAACACGAACAAAGTGCTTTTGGGCAGAGTAAATAGAAGCTTCCCAAAGACCCCCAAAGTGAGAGGCCTTTGGTGGATTGAAGTGCCATCGAATTCCATTCGATGCACACTCGTGAGCAATAGTTTGTTGGCATTCTGCAGTGTGAACCAGCTGACGTAGCTCGTTTGCTGCTCCCACAAAGTTGCGACCGTTGTCGCTATATAAGTCTGCGCATAATCCACGACGGGACACAAAACGCCGCAACGCTTGCATGAATTTGGAAGTGGTAAGCTCCGGAACCAGTTCTAAGTGAACAGCTTTCGTAGTGAAGCATACAAACACCGCCACATACGCCTTTCTCGGCGCAGCACGACGATGGCACGGTTTTAGCATAATTGGACCCCAATAGTCCACTCCCGTTACTGAAAATGGTCTAGCTTCTGTAATACGCGATGCTGGGAGCTCTGCCATAAACTGCTCCACGAGCCGCGGACGTGCTCGAAAACAAGCGATGCATTTGTGAATAATCCGTTTAGCAAGATTCCTAGCTCCGGTAATCCAGTAGCGAAGTCGAAGAATAGTCAGCAATAGTTGAGGGGCGGCATGCAAATGCTTTTCATGGTAATGTCGCACAAGCAAGCTGGAGAAAGCGTGAGTTGACG contains these protein-coding regions:
- the LOC128745863 gene encoding uncharacterized protein LOC128745863 yields the protein MAQDQLIRIGGRLRQAHLPFDSKHQILLPSTHAFSSLLVRHYHEKHLHAAPQLLLTILRLRYWITGARNLAKRIIHKCIACFRARPRLVEQFMAELPASRITEARPFSVTGVDYWGPIMLKPCHRRAAPRKAYVAVFVCFTTKAVHLELVPELTTSKFMQALRRFVSRRGLCADLYSDNGRNFVGAANELRQLVHTAECQQTIAHECASNGIRWHFNPPKASHFGGLWEASIYSAQKHFVRVVGNHTLAYDEMETLLSQIECCLNSRPIVPLSDDPTDFEPLTPGPGLNGCRT